A window of the Kiritimatiellia bacterium genome harbors these coding sequences:
- a CDS encoding aminodeoxychorismate/anthranilate synthase component II, whose product MIVMVDNYDSFTYNLVHVFGSLGVEIKVFRNDVISAGDVIGLAPAAIVISPGPCTPKEAGISVELIRRASGRIPLLGVCLGHQAIGEAFGAKITGAKAIMHGKTSMISHNGKGLYAGLKNPFTAGRYHSLAIARESLPPELLVEAESDDGEIMGVKHRDHCVYGIQFHPESVLTPSGKRLLKNFLEVKDKTGGGKP is encoded by the coding sequence ATGATAGTGATGGTTGATAATTACGATTCTTTCACCTACAACCTCGTGCATGTCTTCGGTTCGCTCGGGGTTGAAATAAAGGTGTTCCGCAACGATGTTATTTCCGCGGGGGATGTCATCGGCCTGGCGCCCGCGGCAATCGTTATTTCGCCCGGCCCCTGCACGCCGAAGGAAGCGGGCATTTCGGTTGAGCTGATCCGCCGGGCGTCCGGCCGGATACCGCTTTTGGGTGTGTGTCTCGGGCACCAGGCCATCGGCGAAGCGTTCGGCGCGAAAATAACGGGGGCAAAGGCCATTATGCACGGGAAAACGTCCATGATCAGCCATAACGGCAAGGGACTTTATGCGGGCCTGAAAAATCCTTTCACGGCCGGCCGCTATCACTCGCTGGCCATTGCCCGCGAAAGCCTGCCGCCGGAACTGCTTGTTGAGGCGGAGAGCGACGACGGCGAAATCATGGGGGTCAAACACCGGGACCATTGCGTCTACGGCATTCAATTTCATCCCGAGTCGGTCCTCACGCCTTCCGGGAAACGGTTGTTGAAGAACTTTCTTGAAGTGAAGGACAAGACAGGGGGGGGGAAGCCATGA